The following proteins are co-located in the Gavia stellata isolate bGavSte3 chromosome 36, bGavSte3.hap2, whole genome shotgun sequence genome:
- the SP1 gene encoding transcription factor Sp1, whose amino-acid sequence MAPFPPHSRRRQAVPPRAQPGRSPSLLAAPIGQFETDRRTHWRGAPPRPTPPSPLLFPTRADQESPEEMATVKPEKGEGDASSNSSTGGGEGQESQPSPLALLAATCSRIESPNENSNSSQGQQGGSGELDLTAAAAQIAQSANGWQIISAGSSTPTASKEQGSNGSNGGDASKSRPVSAGQYVVTTASNLQNQQVLTGLPGVIPNIQYQVIPQFQTIDGQQLQFATTPAQVNVQQDASGQLQIIPGTNQQIITSRAGTSNLIAMPNLLQQAVPIQGVGLANNTLSGQTQYVANVPVALNGNITLLPVNSVAASLAPTSQTVTLSSSGSPDSSSQPATSGAAISSTNTATSHASSGAFFTNANSYSTTTTTSNMGIMNFSTSATVGTNVQAQTPQRVSSVQSSDSLQSQVSGVALQPGQQKEGDQSQQSQQQQILIQPQLVQGGQTIQALQTTPLSGQTFATQAISQDALQNLQLQAVPNSGPIIIRTPTVGPNGQVSWQTIQLQNLQVQNPQAQTITLAPMQGVSLGQTGSTSTTLAPIASLPSGTVTVNAAQLSSMPGLQTINLSALGASGIQVHQLQGLPLAIANTAGDHGAQLGLHGTSGDGLGDENAAVEEGETSPDPQPQQGRKVRREACTCPYCKDSEGRSSGDPGKKKQHICHIPGCGKVYGKTSHLRAHLRWHTGERPFICTWLLCGKRFTRSDELQRHKRTHTGEKKFACPECPKRFMRSDHLSKHIKTHQNKKGGAANNVAMNVSAVPMDTGASAEGNGGATPSALIATNMVAMEAICPEGIARLASSGINVMQVADLQSINISGNGF is encoded by the exons ATGGCGCCTTTTCCGCCACATTCCCGGCGCCGCCAAGCCGTCCCTCCAAGGGCGCAGCCCGGCCGCTCGCCCAGCCTTCTCGCGGCGCCCATTGGCCAGTTTGAGACGGACCGCCGTACTCATTGGCGCggcgccccgccgcggccgaCGCCTCCGAG CCCGCTGTTGTTTCCCACCCGCGCAGACCAAGAGAGTCCCGAGGAGATGGCGACAGTGAAGCCCGAGAAGGGCGAAGGAGATGCCAGCAGTAACAGCAGTACAGGCGGTGGGGAGGGCCAG gaaTCACAGCCTTCCCCGCTGGCTCTGCTGGCAGCGACCTGCAGCAGGATCGAGTCTCCCAACGAGAACTCCAACAGTTCCCAGGGCCAGCAAGGCGGGAGCGGCGAGCTGGACCTGACGGCCGCCGCCGCTCAGATCGCCCAGTCCGCCAACGGCTGGCAGATCATTTCCGCCGGCTCCAGCACGCCGACGGCCTCCAAGGAACAGGGCAGCAACGGCAGCAACGGCGGAGATGCCTCCAAAAGCCGGCCCGTGAGCGCGGGGCAGTACGTGGTCACGACTGCTTCCAACCTGCAGAACCAGCAGGTGCTCACGGGCCTGCCGGGCGTTATCCCCAATATCCAGTACCAGGTCATTCCCCAATTCCAAACCATCGATGGGCAGCAGCTCCAGTTTGCCACCACCCCTGCCCAAGTCAACGTGCAGCAGGATGCCTCTGGTCAGCTCCAGATCATCCCCGGCACGAACCAGCAGATCATAACGAGCCGAGCGGGGACGAGTAACCTCATCGCCATGCCaaacctgctgcagcaggcCGTCCCCATCCAGGGTGTGGGCTTAGCCAACAACACCCTCTCAGGGCAAACCCAGTATGTGGCCAACGTCCCCGTGGCTCTGAACGGCAACATCACCTTGCTGCCCGTCAACAGCGTGGCCGCCAGCCTGGCTCCCACCTCTCAGACCGTCACGTTGAGCAGCTCCGGCTCTCCggacagcagctcccagccggCCACCTCGGGCGCTGCCATCAGTTCCACCAACACGGCCACGTCTCACGCTAGTTCCGGCGCCTTTTTTACCAACGCCAACAGTtactccaccaccaccaccaccagtaacATGGGCATCATGAATTTTTCCACCAGTGCGACGGTGGGAACCAACGTCCAGGCGCAGACGCCCCAGAGGGTCAGCAGCGTCCAGAGCTCGGACTCTCTGCAGAGCCAAGTTTCTGGGGTGGCTCTGCAGCCggggcagcagaaagagggggATCAGAGTCAACAatcgcagcagcagcagatcctGATCCAGCCTCAGCTAGTCCAAGGAGGGCAGACGATCCAAGCCCTCCAAACCACCCCGCTCTCTGGCCAGACCTTTGCCACTCAAGCCATCTCCCAAGACGCCTTGCAGAACCTGCAGCTCCAAGCTGTCCCCAACTCCGGGCCCATCATCATCCGAACGCCCACGGTGGGTCCCAACGGGCAGGTGAGCTGGCAGACCATCCAGCTCCAAAACCTTCAGGTTCAAAACCCCCAGGCCCAGACAATCACCTTGGCCCCCATGCAGGGAGTGTCCCTGGGGCAGACgggcagcaccagcaccacGCTCGCCCCCATCGCCTCCCTCCCCAGCGGCACTGTCACGGTCAACgctgcccagctctcctccaTGCCAGGCCTCCAGACTATTAACCTCAGTGCCTTGGGAGCATCTGGGATCCAGGTGCATCAGCTGCAAGGGCTGCCGCTGGCCATAGCAAACACTGCCG GCGACCACGGTGCTCAGCTGGGTCTTCACGGCACGAGCGGAGACGGGCTGGGAGACGAGAACGCGGctgtggaggaaggagagacCAGCCCGGACCCGCAGCCCCAGCAAGGACGGAAAGTGCGGAGGGAAGCATGTACCTGCCCCTACTGCAAAGACAGCGAGGGAAG GAGCTCTGGGGATCCAggtaaaaaaaagcaacacatcTGCCACATCCCGGGCTGCGGGAAGGTGTACGGCAAAACCTCTCACCTCCGGGCTCACCTGCGGTGGCACACCGGGGAGCGACCCTTCATCTGCACCTGGCTCCTCTGCGGGAAGCGTTTCACCCGGAGCGACGAGCTGCAGCGACACAAGCGCACGCACACAG gGGAGAAGAAATTCGCCTGCCCGGAGTGCCCCAAACGCTTCATGCGGAGCGACCACCTCTCCAAGCACATCAAGACCCACCAGAACAAGAAGGGAGGCGCGGCCAACAACGTGGCCATGAACGTCTCCGCCGTCCCCATGGACACGGGGGCCTCGGCGGAGGGTAACGGCGGGGCCACTCCCTCGGCCCTCATCGCCACCAACATGGTGGCCATGGAAGCCATCTGCCCCGAGGGCATCGCCCGCCTGGCCAGCAGCGGCATCAACGTGATGCAGGTGGCCGACCTCCAGTCCATCAACATCAGCGGCAACGGATTCTGA